Proteins encoded by one window of Haematobia irritans isolate KBUSLIRL chromosome 2, ASM5000362v1, whole genome shotgun sequence:
- the LOC142224420 gene encoding uncharacterized protein LOC142224420 — MAAYLPRAENASEGRRGLDRLGRSNQRLQPQRQRSNNVRNGHVDRRGRPTFWQYSCGICQEDHALSSCPRFREKTPSQRYETVERRGYCRNCLARSHLTPDCPSITGCRQCDQRHHTLLHGAPQHEDPLRPAHLFGGLPEAPAQRAESSSFRWDLVFVPTAIVRVSEDEVDRYTTIRALICQSSTMSKIAYSTFRRIGLRSFTYQGQRFTSFKLMPRKTNSTWALRVNALITDTLPTRPYSDPMIDDPTRDLPQDTLADMDPRSNSPIDLELGADVFPALRRDGHVHTGLGDVYAYQTTLGYIILGPIRNMPRQ, encoded by the coding sequence ATGGCAGCTTATTTACCCCGTGCGGAGAATGCAAGCGAAGGTCGCCGCGGTCTAGATCGGTTAGGCCGGTCAAATCAACGGCTACAACCTCAGCGGCAGCGCTCAAACAACGTCCGGAATGGCCATGTTGACCGGCGAGGCAGACCCACATTTTGGCAGTACTCTTGCGGTATTTGTCAAGAAGACCATGCCCTCAGTTCATGTCCTAGATTTCGGGAGAAGACACCATCACAGCGATATGAGACGGTAGAGCGGAGGGGATATTGTCGAAACTGTCTCGCACGAAGCCACCTGACCCCTGACTGTCCGTCCATTACAGGGTGCCGCCAATGTGATCAACGCCATCACACTCTCTTGCATGGAGCCCCTCAACACGAAGATCCTTTGCGACCTGCTCATCTTTTTGGGGGGTTACCTGAAGCGCCAGCGCAGCGGGCAGAATCAAGTTCTTTTAGGTGGGATCTGGTTTTTGTCCCCACAGCTATAGTTCGGGTGTCAGAAGATGAGGTAGATCGTTATACCACAATTCGAGCGCTCATCTGTCAATCGTCTACCATGTCCAAGATAGCCTACTCTACGTTTCGCCGCATTGGACTGCGGTCCTTTACTTATCAGGGACAAAGGTTCACCAGTTTTAAATTGATGCCTCGCAAAACTAACAGTACTTGGGCTTTAAGAGTTAATGCGCTAATTACGGACACTCTACCAACCAGACCCTATTCGGACCCTATGATCGATGACCCGACCCGTGACTTGCCACAGGATACGTTAGCCGACATGGACCCGCGGTCTAACTCACCAATCGACTTGGAACTAGGGGCAGACGTGTTCCCCGCGCTTCGAAGGGACGGTCATGTCCATACCGGCCTTGGAGATGTCTATGCATACCAAACAACACTTGGCTACATAATTTTGGGTCCTATTCGAAATATGCCTAGACAGTAA